Proteins from a genomic interval of Candidatus Peregrinibacteria bacterium:
- a CDS encoding nucleotidyl transferase AbiEii/AbiGii toxin family protein, whose translation MLIPRKEDAIHKAWLLRLLTAICEHPICARSLAFKGGTCAAMRGFLDRFSVDLDFDILAEEQDIPSLRKALETVFTNLNLTIKDSSKKIPQYFVQYPVKNPQSRNTIKIDMLFPPPKKNEYEMVRLPEIDRVMKCQTRETMVANKFVALIARSERTGKIAGRDLFDVHHFLLQGYSYNTEIIPELRQCSLQVFFRDLINFVEKNVTRTLIDQDLNVLLPLTEFRAVRNILKEEIIRLLRDELQRVGG comes from the coding sequence ATGCTGATTCCGCGTAAAGAAGATGCCATTCACAAGGCATGGCTCCTCAGGCTTCTCACCGCCATTTGTGAACATCCTATATGTGCCCGCAGCCTTGCTTTTAAAGGAGGAACGTGTGCCGCCATGCGCGGGTTTTTAGACCGTTTTTCTGTTGATCTTGATTTCGATATTCTTGCGGAGGAACAAGACATACCTTCTCTCAGAAAAGCTCTGGAGACTGTTTTTACCAATCTGAACCTCACCATAAAGGATTCCAGTAAAAAGATTCCGCAATATTTTGTTCAATATCCAGTGAAGAATCCCCAGAGTCGAAACACGATAAAAATAGATATGCTCTTTCCTCCTCCAAAAAAAAATGAATATGAAATGGTGCGCCTTCCCGAAATAGACCGAGTAATGAAGTGTCAAACACGGGAAACAATGGTCGCCAATAAATTTGTCGCGCTCATTGCGCGTTCTGAACGAACTGGAAAAATAGCAGGAAGAGATCTGTTTGATGTCCATCACTTTCTCCTGCAGGGCTACTCGTATAATACTGAAATAATTCCTGAGTTACGGCAGTGTTCGCTTCAGGTTTTCTTTCGTGATCTTATAAATTTTGTAGAAAAAAATGTCACGAGAACTCTCATTGATCAGGATTTGAACGTTCTGCTTCCGCTTACAGAATTTCGCGCTGTTCGGAATATACTCAAGGAAGAAATCATTCGTCTTTTGCGGGATGAACTCCAGCGCGTTGGAGGATGA
- the pheT gene encoding phenylalanine--tRNA ligase subunit beta, with the protein MKISLKWLSDFVEFTEKDPMRIADALTEKSAEVDKVVNSLSVFDTVLTGKLLEFQKIEGSDKLHLGVFDVGESSPRKIIFGSVFELKVGEVYPIALPGTELPSGVHVKSAKIRGVESNGMVCSEEELSTSYTKEGLFRFSEKTPLGRPILHLLREYLKNVVVGKIEKIEKHPNADKLSVVSVSVETRFIASHENVETRYSASVQQIVCGGSNLHVGAKVPIALPGANLWNEIPIKISTIRDVESNGMICSTEELHVAPSQNKEIYLLPDDAPVGTAFFDYVFPSEIVFDFENTALTNRPDLFSHTGFARECVASGVAKMKNETYPSPKMESKNPLPISITIRNQEEICPRYMAVYITGIDGKTASPEWMQKRLELCGIRPLNAIIDATNYVMLERGTPMHAFDMDLVGKEWVMRVTRPGEKMVTLDGIERKMSADTIIIEDEKNGIFDLCGIMGGKNSGIQESTESILLHTSVYDAVKIRRSALALTHRTEAATIFEKGVPPHLVEEGILRVIELLLEIFPNAKVASKILDKKAFDEKPRTIELDPKLVDRMAGIEIPKDRMKEILEDLGFFLVETKGGIFDVVVPAWRTGDIRIPEDLVEEIIRIYGLDAIPEKAPDVRLLPIVSAPHRVLEKKLANIFVKNGFYEIVTLAFLGEDLLKRCQLSLSEANIKLANPLSADLSIMRPSLSPRLFEVAERNRRHREKFRIFESGNVFRMEGDRKIEELRMTGLFVGDDFLTAKGIAEEILASEGWKYHFEASDLGIPFAHPAKSALYRIGKKGYIKIFEIHPKVAKEFDLPIPSTILCLNTKELAEIPQKAKKILPLPKYQEIPFDFSVLCDQKMPVADIIQGLEKLDTRIYKSSIMEAWEGKGVPKGKKSVTLSFEFRSEERTLTDEERDEIFKILLAELEKRGAKYRF; encoded by the coding sequence ATGAAAATCTCTCTCAAATGGCTTTCGGATTTTGTGGAATTCACCGAAAAAGATCCAATGCGTATCGCCGACGCTCTTACAGAAAAATCCGCAGAAGTGGACAAAGTGGTGAACTCGCTGAGCGTGTTTGATACGGTTCTCACCGGAAAACTTTTGGAATTTCAAAAAATTGAGGGAAGTGACAAACTCCACTTAGGAGTTTTCGACGTAGGAGAATCATCTCCTCGAAAAATTATTTTCGGATCGGTGTTCGAACTTAAAGTTGGTGAAGTCTACCCTATCGCCCTTCCCGGAACTGAGCTTCCGTCTGGAGTTCATGTGAAAAGTGCAAAAATACGAGGAGTGGAAAGTAATGGAATGGTATGTTCCGAGGAAGAGCTCAGTACTTCGTATACCAAAGAAGGTCTTTTTCGATTTTCGGAAAAAACGCCGCTCGGAAGACCAATTCTTCATCTTCTCCGAGAATATCTGAAAAATGTAGTTGTTGGAAAAATTGAAAAAATTGAAAAACATCCAAATGCGGATAAATTGTCGGTTGTGTCGGTATCGGTAGAGACGCGATTCATCGCGTCTCACGAAAATGTGGAGACGCGCTATAGCGCGTCTGTACAACAAATTGTTTGTGGTGGATCGAATTTACACGTCGGTGCAAAAGTTCCGATTGCGCTTCCTGGAGCAAATTTGTGGAATGAAATTCCTATCAAAATTTCGACCATTCGAGATGTAGAAAGCAATGGAATGATTTGTTCGACTGAAGAACTTCATGTCGCGCCATCGCAAAATAAAGAGATTTATCTTCTCCCGGATGACGCGCCAGTCGGAACAGCATTTTTTGATTATGTATTTCCTTCTGAAATTGTTTTCGATTTTGAAAATACCGCGCTCACAAATCGTCCGGATCTTTTTTCTCATACCGGATTTGCGCGGGAATGCGTCGCTTCTGGAGTTGCGAAAATGAAAAATGAAACCTATCCTTCACCAAAAATGGAGTCCAAAAATCCATTGCCAATTAGTATTACGATTCGAAATCAGGAAGAAATTTGTCCGAGATATATGGCAGTCTATATCACGGGAATCGATGGGAAAACTGCGTCGCCTGAGTGGATGCAGAAGAGATTAGAACTCTGCGGGATCAGACCACTCAACGCAATTATTGATGCGACAAATTATGTGATGCTCGAGCGAGGAACTCCAATGCACGCGTTTGATATGGATCTTGTCGGAAAGGAATGGGTTATGCGCGTCACGAGACCAGGCGAAAAAATGGTTACTCTCGATGGAATCGAGCGAAAAATGTCGGCAGATACGATTATTATTGAAGATGAAAAAAATGGAATTTTTGATCTTTGTGGAATTATGGGAGGAAAAAATTCAGGAATTCAAGAATCCACAGAAAGTATTCTTTTGCACACTTCTGTATATGATGCGGTGAAAATTAGGAGGAGTGCGCTTGCGCTGACACATCGAACCGAAGCCGCGACAATTTTTGAAAAGGGAGTTCCTCCCCATCTCGTAGAAGAAGGGATTTTGCGTGTTATAGAACTTCTTCTCGAAATCTTCCCGAATGCAAAAGTCGCTTCAAAAATTCTCGATAAAAAAGCGTTTGATGAAAAACCTCGCACCATTGAGCTCGATCCAAAACTCGTAGATCGAATGGCGGGAATTGAAATTCCGAAAGATCGCATGAAGGAAATTCTGGAAGATCTCGGATTTTTTCTTGTGGAGACAAAAGGAGGAATTTTTGATGTTGTGGTTCCCGCATGGAGAACTGGCGATATTCGCATTCCAGAAGATCTCGTGGAAGAAATTATTCGTATTTATGGACTCGATGCCATTCCTGAAAAAGCTCCAGATGTTCGCCTCTTGCCGATTGTTTCCGCACCACATCGCGTGCTCGAAAAGAAGCTCGCAAATATTTTTGTAAAAAATGGATTTTATGAAATCGTCACACTCGCATTTTTGGGGGAAGATCTCTTAAAACGCTGCCAACTTTCACTTTCAGAAGCGAATATAAAACTCGCGAATCCTCTTTCTGCTGATCTCAGCATTATGCGTCCATCACTTTCTCCGCGGCTTTTTGAAGTCGCCGAAAGAAATAGAAGACATCGAGAAAAATTTCGAATTTTTGAAAGTGGAAATGTATTTCGAATGGAAGGTGATCGAAAAATTGAAGAACTTCGAATGACCGGGCTTTTTGTCGGAGATGATTTTCTTACGGCAAAAGGCATTGCGGAAGAAATACTCGCGAGCGAAGGCTGGAAATATCATTTTGAGGCTTCAGACTTAGGAATTCCATTCGCACATCCGGCAAAATCAGCGCTCTATAGAATTGGGAAAAAAGGATACATAAAGATTTTTGAAATCCATCCGAAAGTAGCAAAAGAATTCGATCTTCCGATTCCTTCCACGATACTATGTCTCAATACAAAAGAACTTGCAGAAATCCCTCAAAAAGCGAAAAAAATATTGCCGCTGCCAAAATATCAGGAAATTCCATTTGATTTTTCTGTTCTCTGCGATCAAAAAATGCCAGTAGCGGATATTATTCAGGGTCTCGAAAAACTCGATACGAGAATTTATAAGAGCTCAATTATGGAAGCGTGGGAAGGAAAAGGCGTTCCCAAAGGAAAAAAATCGGTCACGCTTTCATTTGAATTCCGTTCAGAAGAGCGCACGCTCACCGATGAAGAGCGCGATGAGATTTTCAAAATTCTCCTCGCGGAGCTCGAGAAGAGAGGGGCGAAGTATAGGTTTTGA